A window of the Lactuca sativa cultivar Salinas chromosome 5, Lsat_Salinas_v11, whole genome shotgun sequence genome harbors these coding sequences:
- the LOC128134109 gene encoding uncharacterized protein LOC128134109 → MLWRLDITTQPTQIFGGGGGGGRHYSQVGRPPPRFRPFIKDDRRGRRPEVYAVSEKQQPDKSPKSRYCEYHKSKTHDTTSCSVLKKEMEEKQLKGDLVEVAQSLRAKFEAENAKGPPREGVQPKEIFMICSKRSREEQRGEQIIIKPSARALTFSIQDPWSDGWKGDNPLIIQASIKDLTIHRVYVDTGSSADIIYEHCFRLLPDRWKDNLRPTMGRLVGFTGHGLWLLGTIHLPLTITSHDKQRKKTALIDFVVIRHSAEHNIILGRTALLKLGVVPSTMHGIMKFDTPKGEATILATPPTELRCYTIMKPAEITKGPKRPRGNPTKGKEVINEGYPDQPVNVGSDLPSHTRRALVDLLKRYKHVFAWTPTDMVGVERKVIEHKLMIKPEVKEVK, encoded by the coding sequence ATGCTATGGCGACTAGACATCACCACCCAACCCACACAgattttcggggggggggggggggggggaagacaCTATAGCCAAGTAGGAAGACCACCGCCACGTTTCCGACCATTTATTAAAGACGACAGACGGGGTCGCCGCCCAGAAGTATATGCAGTGTCTGAGAAACAGCAGCCAGACAAGTCGCCTAAGAGTCGGTACTGTGAGTACCACAAAAGCAAAACGCATGATACAACTAGCTGTTCGGTACTAAAGAAGGAGATGGAGGAGAAACAACTTAAGGGAGACCTGGTGGAGGTGGCGCAAAGCCTACGCGCCAAATTCGAGGCTGAGAATGCCAAGGGTCCACCCCGCGAAGGAGTTCAGCCCaaggagatattcatgatatgCAGCAAAAGAAGTAGGGAAGAACAACGGGGCGAGCAAATCATTATTAAACCGTCAGCACGCGCGCTCACGTTCTCCATACAAGATCCCTGGTCGGATGGCTGGAAAGGTGACAACCCTCTGATAATACAGGCATCCATCAAAGACCTGACTATCCATAGGGTCTATGTCGACACCGGGAGTTCAGCAGACATCATCTATGAGCATTGTTTCCGGCTCCTTCCGGATCGCTGGAAAGACAATTTGCGACCTACGATGGGTAGGCTGGTGGGATTCACTGGCCACGGCCTGTGGCTGTTGGGCACGATCCACCTCCCCTTAACAATCACTAGCCACGACAAGCAGCGAAAGAAGACCGCCCTGATAGACTTTGTGGTCATTCGACACTCGGCAGAGCACAACATCATCTTAGGGAGGACTGCCCTCTTGAAGCTAGGGGTCGTACCTTCAACCATGCATGGGATCATGAAGTTCGACACACCAAAAGGCGAAGCCACGATTTTGGCCACCCCGCCCACGGAATTGCGGTGCTATACAATTATGAAGCCAGCAGAAATAACCAAAGGACCCAAGAGGCCCAGAGGCAATCCTACGAAGGGGAAGGAGGTAATCAATGAGGGATACCCTGACCAGCCGGTCAATGTTGGGAGCGACCTCCCAAGCCACACAAGAAGAGCACTGGTCGATCTGCTCAAACGCTACAAACATGTATTTGCTTGGACCCCCACGGATATGGTGGGGGTAGAAAGGAAGGTCATTGAACATAAGCTAATGATCAAACCAGAGGTAAAAGAGGTTAAGTAG